GTCCTCGACACGATGACGGTTGCCGCCATCACGCGCGCGGCGCAGAAGCCGGTCACCCCCGCGCCGACCGGCGACCTGTCGCAGATCCTGAAGCGGCTGGAGGATCTCGCGCAGATCATGCGGGGCGGCCCGCCAGCGACACGCATCCCGCCGGGCCCGCCAGTGACAAGCACGCCGCCGGCAACCATGCCGCCGGCTGCCACCGATCCGATCACGCTGTTCGAGCGGCTCTTCGCCCTCATCAACAACAAGACGCTGCCGGTGCCCGGAGCGATCAATCCGGCCAACCCTGCTCCGGTCGACCAGTTGAAGCAGGTCGTCGATCTGCTCAGCACCCTGCTCAACAAGGACGGCAAGCCCGTCCTCGGCCAGGTCAACGGCGCGCTCGGCGAGACCATCGGCAAGCTGCTCAACGGCAAGAAGACCGCGCTCGGTCTCGGCGGCGCGGTGCTCACCGCGCTGCTCTCAGCGGTGACGGCAAGCCCCAATGCCGGAGGCATTGCCGGACTGCTCGGGACCATCGTGTCCGCGGTGCCGGGCCTCGGCCAGTTCGCGATGCCGATCTCGCTGGCGCTCACTGCCTGGGGCGTGCTCGGCAAGCTGGAGAAATGGGCGCAAGGCACCGCGCCGCCGCCGAAGCCGATGAGCTAGCGACGCTCGCTGTGGAGCGCCGCGGCGCGGCGCTCCATCATGGAGCGCTCACGTCCATTGGTCGCAAGATGCGCGGCGGCTTCGAACGCCTGCCGCGCCTCCGCAAGCCGCCCAAGCCTTTCCAGGAAATCGCCACGAACTGCCGGCAGATGATGATAGGCCGCCAGCGCCGGCGCGCCTGCGATCGTGTCCAGCACGTCCAGTCCGGCTTGCGGTCCCTCGGCCATGCCAACCGCAACCGCACGATTAAGCTCGATGATTGGCGAGCGCACCAGAAGCGCGAGCTCGGCGTAGAGCTGCGCGATGCGTCGCCAATTGGTCGCTGCCGCGGTCTCCGCCCTGGCGTGACACGCCGCAATCGCAGCCTGAAGCGCGTAAAATCCGCCGGCGCCGCCGAGTTCGGTGGCGCGCTCGAGCGAGCGCAGGCCGCGACGGATCTGCAACCAATCCCAGAGCGCGCGATCCTGATCCATCAGCAGAATGGGATCACCATTCGCATCGGTGCGGGCATGGGTCCGCGAGGCATTCAAATCCATCAGGGCGACGAGGCCGTGAACCTCAGGCTCGTCCGGCGCGAGACCTACGAGCACGCGGCCCATGCGCAGTGCTTCGTTGCAGAGCTGCGGCCGTAGCCACTCCTCACCGCGTGCCGCGAGGTAGCCTTCGTTGAAAATGAGATAGACGACCTGCAACACCGAGGCGAGACGCTCTGACAATGCTTCGCCGCTCGGCGTCTCATAGGCGAGCCCGGATCCAGACAGCGTTCGCTTGGCGCGGACGATGCGCTGGGAGATGGTTGCTTCCGGCACGAGGTAGGCGCGCGCAATCTCGGACGTGGTCAAGCCGCAGATCATGCGCAGCGCCAGAGCCGCGCGGGCCTCGCGCGACAGGATCGGGTGGCAGGCCGTAAAGATCAGCCGCAACAATTCATCGCCGATGTCGTCGTCGAGCGCAGCATCGAAATCCGGCACGATCTCCTGCTCCTGCAACATGTCCCGCGCCAGCATGTCGTGCTTGTTTGTGAGCATCCTG
This is a stretch of genomic DNA from Bradyrhizobium sp. CB2312. It encodes these proteins:
- a CDS encoding RNA polymerase sigma factor, whose amino-acid sequence is MTAAEIDRVIRATWRVVQPRLIATLSRMLRDVPLAEELTQDALVAALEAWPVIGVPDNPGAWLMVTARRRALDHLRRGRMLTNKHDMLARDMLQEQEIVPDFDAALDDDIGDELLRLIFTACHPILSREARAALALRMICGLTTSEIARAYLVPEATISQRIVRAKRTLSGSGLAYETPSGEALSERLASVLQVVYLIFNEGYLAARGEEWLRPQLCNEALRMGRVLVGLAPDEPEVHGLVALMDLNASRTHARTDANGDPILLMDQDRALWDWLQIRRGLRSLERATELGGAGGFYALQAAIAACHARAETAAATNWRRIAQLYAELALLVRSPIIELNRAVAVGMAEGPQAGLDVLDTIAGAPALAAYHHLPAVRGDFLERLGRLAEARQAFEAAAHLATNGRERSMMERRAAALHSERR